The following are from one region of the Pirellulales bacterium genome:
- a CDS encoding serine hydrolase domain-containing protein produces MRSRLLVVGLFLFSVSSRATFAAPLPDAPPDRVGLDAKRLAEIDPIVRSYIDEGKLAGIVLLVAREGKVAHTSVYGKMNIEAGEAMRRDALFRIYSMTKPITGVALMTLYDEGRFDLDDPVSKYLPAFKDVKVYAGEDGGTVKLAKLTRPITIRDLMRHTAGLAYGLLSISPVDEMYKEAKILDRTKNLDNMVERLVKIPLAQQPGEKWMYSIAVDVQGKLIEALSGKPLDEYFAERIFKPLAMSDTGFHVPADKLDRMTVNYGKKDGKLSPVDGGKDSQFATKPALLSGGGGLVSTADDYLRFCQMMLNRGELDGVRILKPETVDLMTRNHLPEKLVPIALGPLSMANTGFGLDFAVRVDTAKGEPAGSLGEYWWGGAASTQFFIAPREDLICVGMTQFMPATPTFVQDARKKLYAAVLEPAAK; encoded by the coding sequence ATGCGCTCGCGCCTGCTCGTTGTCGGATTGTTCCTGTTCTCGGTTAGCTCCCGGGCGACGTTCGCCGCACCGCTTCCCGACGCCCCGCCTGATCGGGTCGGACTGGATGCCAAGCGCCTGGCCGAGATCGATCCCATCGTGCGGTCGTATATCGACGAAGGAAAACTGGCCGGAATCGTACTGTTGGTGGCGCGCGAGGGCAAAGTCGCCCACACCAGTGTCTACGGCAAGATGAATATCGAAGCGGGCGAAGCGATGCGACGCGATGCGCTGTTTCGCATCTATTCGATGACCAAGCCCATCACGGGCGTCGCCTTGATGACGCTCTACGACGAGGGGCGATTCGATCTCGACGACCCGGTGTCGAAATATTTGCCCGCCTTCAAAGATGTGAAGGTATATGCAGGCGAAGACGGCGGCACGGTCAAGCTCGCCAAGTTGACGCGGCCGATTACCATTCGCGACCTGATGCGACACACCGCCGGGCTGGCCTATGGCCTGCTGTCGATTTCGCCGGTCGATGAAATGTACAAAGAGGCCAAGATTCTCGACCGCACGAAGAACCTCGACAACATGGTCGAACGGTTGGTGAAGATTCCGCTGGCCCAGCAGCCGGGCGAAAAGTGGATGTACAGCATCGCCGTCGACGTGCAAGGCAAGCTGATCGAAGCGCTGTCGGGCAAGCCACTCGACGAATATTTCGCCGAGCGCATCTTCAAGCCGCTGGCCATGAGCGACACCGGCTTTCACGTCCCGGCCGACAAGCTCGATCGGATGACGGTCAACTACGGCAAGAAAGACGGCAAGCTGTCGCCTGTCGACGGCGGCAAAGACAGCCAGTTTGCCACGAAGCCGGCGCTCCTGTCCGGCGGCGGCGGCCTGGTCTCGACTGCCGACGACTACCTGCGCTTCTGCCAGATGATGCTCAACCGCGGCGAGCTTGACGGGGTGCGAATACTCAAGCCGGAAACGGTCGATTTGATGACCCGCAACCATCTCCCGGAAAAACTGGTGCCGATCGCGCTGGGCCCCTTGTCGATGGCGAATACGGGCTTTGGGCTGGATTTTGCCGTGCGGGTCGACACGGCCAAGGGAGAGCCCGCCGGGTCGCTGGGCGAGTACTGGTGGGGCGGGGCGGCCAGCACGCAATTCTTCATCGCGCCGCGCGAAGACCTGATCTGCGTCGGCATGACCCAGTTCATGCCGGCGACGCCGACGTTCGTGCAGGACGCGCGCAAGAAGCTCTATGCCGCGGTGCTCGAGCCGGCGGCCAAGTGA
- a CDS encoding glycoside hydrolase family 16 protein: protein MKCSFALAACLIVCAANVQAQHHHRQPPPQPAPPPTTPTPTTPAKLLFSSEFDTAADYTAGAAKKWNTSWPLGSGVNSNASPGEVQIYVDVQNGETWGPNPFTQGASMVGISATPTPGLPAPFTYTSGVLSTAGIFSFQYGYVEMRCMAPSGKGFWPSLWMMKWTGSWFNVVWPPEVDIFQFSSRINNEYYPAVIYGSGTTAGTFVNGGTNLAQAMHTYGFEWTASTMNWYFDGKLVLTQKAPAGTAVPMYLMLSLAVGDDGGWIGPPDGSTARWWIDYVRVYDKKPS from the coding sequence ATGAAGTGTTCTTTCGCCCTGGCGGCATGCCTGATTGTCTGCGCCGCGAATGTCCAGGCGCAGCATCATCATCGGCAGCCACCGCCCCAGCCGGCGCCGCCCCCCACGACGCCGACTCCCACCACGCCGGCGAAGCTGCTGTTTTCTTCGGAGTTCGACACGGCAGCCGATTACACGGCCGGAGCGGCCAAGAAGTGGAATACCAGTTGGCCGCTTGGATCGGGCGTCAACAGCAATGCATCGCCCGGCGAAGTGCAGATCTATGTCGACGTGCAAAACGGCGAGACGTGGGGACCCAATCCCTTCACGCAAGGGGCCTCGATGGTCGGCATTTCGGCCACGCCCACGCCCGGGTTGCCGGCGCCTTTTACCTATACCTCGGGCGTCTTGTCGACGGCAGGGATTTTCTCTTTTCAGTACGGCTATGTGGAAATGCGGTGCATGGCCCCCAGCGGCAAAGGATTCTGGCCCAGCCTGTGGATGATGAAGTGGACCGGCAGTTGGTTCAACGTGGTGTGGCCTCCCGAGGTCGACATCTTTCAATTCAGCAGCCGCATCAATAACGAGTACTACCCGGCGGTGATCTATGGCAGCGGCACGACGGCCGGCACCTTCGTGAACGGCGGTACGAATCTTGCGCAGGCCATGCACACCTATGGCTTCGAGTGGACCGCCTCGACAATGAACTGGTACTTCGACGGGAAGCTGGTGTTGACGCAAAAAGCTCCGGCCGGAACCGCCGTGCCGATGTACCTGATGCTCAGCCTGGCCGTGGGGGACGACGGCGGCTGGATCGGCCCGCCCGACGGCAGCACTGCCAGGTGGTGGATCGATTACGTGCGCGTGTACGACAAGAAGCCGTCGTAA
- a CDS encoding pyrroloquinoline quinone-dependent dehydrogenase — protein MRDTVARGATDGSWKYYGGDAASTKYSTLDQINAENAGKLKLAWSWDSPDLPLQKENRALGSFAYETTPLAVGNTLYISTSLAQVAAVDGRTGKSIWVFNPEVYKAGRPTNLGYVHRGVAYWTDGKEERILLAGHDAYLYAIDAKTGKKIDSFGEEGRVNLAKAIPLAVNARNYTMTSPPVICRDVVIVGSSISDGPQYKEAPRGDVQAFDVRTGKPAWLFHAIPQEGEFGNDTWEEDSWKYTGNANVWTLMTTDEELGYVYLPMSTPTNDWYGGQRLGNGLFAEALVCLNAKTGERIWHFQTVHHGVWDYDLPGAPVLCDIKVDGQPIKAVAQITKTGFTFVFDRVTGKPVWPIEERPVPPSTVPGERLSPTQPFPTKPAPYERQGSTEENLVDFTPEILAEAKEIISDYDHGPLFTPPSERGTVNLPGWAGGANWWGAAFDPETGLFYIPSITAPIVVKLNEPDPARSNLRYVRGGPAFAGGLDGPKGIPLFKPPYGRITAINLNTGEHAWMIPHGDGPRKKISEIVGRDVGPLGSGGGGPLLTKTLLFVGQGAAGRGGRSGGAAHLFRAFDKASGKVIAEIPLPGSPSGTPMTYMADGKQYIAMATNDGRVVAYSLGE, from the coding sequence ATGCGTGACACCGTCGCGCGCGGCGCAACCGACGGCAGTTGGAAGTATTACGGTGGCGATGCGGCCAGCACGAAATATTCCACGCTCGACCAGATCAACGCCGAAAACGCAGGAAAACTGAAGCTGGCCTGGTCGTGGGATTCGCCCGACCTGCCGCTGCAAAAAGAGAACCGCGCGCTCGGTTCCTTCGCCTACGAGACCACACCGCTGGCCGTGGGCAATACGCTCTACATCAGCACGTCGCTTGCCCAGGTGGCGGCGGTCGACGGCCGCACCGGCAAGTCGATCTGGGTGTTCAATCCTGAAGTCTACAAGGCCGGCCGGCCGACGAACCTGGGTTACGTCCATCGCGGTGTCGCTTACTGGACCGACGGCAAGGAAGAGCGCATCCTGCTCGCCGGCCATGACGCGTACCTCTATGCCATCGACGCCAAGACCGGCAAGAAGATCGACAGCTTCGGCGAAGAAGGGCGCGTCAACCTGGCCAAGGCCATTCCGCTGGCCGTCAACGCCCGGAACTACACCATGACCTCGCCGCCCGTGATCTGCCGCGACGTGGTGATCGTGGGCTCGAGCATTTCCGACGGTCCGCAATACAAGGAAGCCCCGCGCGGCGACGTGCAGGCATTTGACGTCCGAACGGGCAAGCCGGCCTGGCTCTTCCACGCCATTCCGCAAGAGGGGGAATTCGGCAACGACACCTGGGAAGAAGATTCATGGAAGTACACCGGCAACGCCAACGTCTGGACGTTGATGACCACCGACGAAGAGTTGGGCTATGTGTACCTGCCGATGAGCACGCCGACCAACGACTGGTACGGCGGGCAGCGGCTGGGTAATGGACTGTTTGCCGAGGCGCTCGTCTGCCTGAACGCCAAGACCGGCGAACGAATCTGGCACTTCCAGACCGTGCATCACGGCGTGTGGGATTACGATCTGCCCGGCGCGCCGGTGCTGTGCGATATCAAAGTCGATGGTCAGCCGATCAAGGCCGTGGCGCAAATCACGAAGACGGGCTTCACGTTCGTTTTCGATCGCGTGACGGGCAAGCCGGTGTGGCCGATCGAGGAGCGCCCCGTGCCCCCATCGACAGTGCCCGGCGAGAGACTTTCGCCCACGCAGCCCTTCCCCACCAAGCCCGCGCCTTACGAACGGCAGGGATCGACCGAAGAGAACCTGGTCGATTTCACGCCCGAAATTCTCGCCGAGGCCAAAGAAATCATCAGTGATTACGATCACGGCCCTCTCTTCACGCCGCCGAGCGAGCGTGGCACGGTCAACCTGCCCGGCTGGGCCGGTGGAGCCAACTGGTGGGGCGCGGCGTTCGACCCGGAAACGGGTCTGTTCTATATTCCGTCGATCACGGCGCCGATCGTGGTGAAGCTGAACGAGCCTGATCCGGCCCGCTCGAACCTGCGTTACGTCCGCGGCGGACCGGCCTTTGCTGGCGGGCTGGACGGCCCGAAAGGCATCCCGCTCTTCAAGCCTCCGTACGGCCGCATCACGGCGATTAACCTGAACACGGGCGAGCACGCCTGGATGATTCCGCACGGCGACGGCCCGCGCAAGAAGATCAGCGAAATCGTCGGTCGCGACGTGGGCCCACTGGGCAGCGGCGGCGGCGGACCGCTTTTGACCAAGACCCTGCTCTTCGTCGGGCAGGGTGCTGCCGGGCGCGGTGGACGCTCGGGCGGAGCGGCGCACTTGTTCCGCGCTTTCGACAAAGCGTCGGGCAAGGTGATCGCCGAAATCCCACTCCCCGGTTCGCCCAGCGGCACGCCGATGACCTACATGGCCGACGGCAAGCAGTACATCGCCATGGCCACGAACGACGGACGCGTGGTCGCCTATAGCTTGGGCGAGTGA
- the hemB gene encoding porphobilinogen synthase yields MSNPQPSQPGFPTTRLRRLRQHPRLREMVRAVRLDPKRLIQPLFVRPGNNIRQEIGAMPGVFQLSIDEMVREAEQLGAAGVGGVILFGIPPEKDALGRDAYSESGIVQQAIRALKRATPDLLIVSDVCFCEYTDHGHCGVVNQATGRTDVDNDATLALLAKQVVSHAQAGVDMVAPSGMMDGMVAAIRHALDGAGFAHLPVMSYAAKYASAFYGPFRDAAESAPAFGDRRTYQMDPAVDPGQALREVELDLAEGADIIMVKPALAYLDILRSVRDRFPGVPLAAYNVSGEYSMVKAAAGRGWLDERTVVLESLTAMHRAGADMILTYWAKDVAGWIK; encoded by the coding sequence ATGAGCAACCCGCAGCCCTCGCAACCCGGTTTCCCCACCACGCGCTTGCGCCGTTTGCGGCAGCATCCGCGGTTGCGCGAAATGGTGCGGGCGGTGCGGCTTGACCCGAAGCGGCTGATCCAGCCTCTCTTCGTACGTCCGGGTAACAATATCCGCCAGGAAATCGGCGCGATGCCGGGCGTGTTCCAGCTTTCGATCGATGAGATGGTACGCGAAGCCGAGCAATTAGGGGCTGCCGGCGTTGGCGGCGTCATTCTCTTCGGTATCCCCCCCGAAAAGGACGCGCTCGGTCGCGACGCCTACAGCGAGTCGGGCATTGTGCAGCAGGCGATTCGAGCCCTGAAACGCGCCACGCCCGACTTACTCATCGTCTCGGACGTCTGTTTCTGCGAGTACACCGATCACGGCCACTGCGGCGTAGTGAATCAAGCGACGGGGCGGACCGACGTCGACAACGACGCGACGCTTGCACTTTTGGCCAAGCAAGTCGTCAGCCATGCCCAGGCCGGCGTCGACATGGTGGCCCCTAGCGGGATGATGGACGGCATGGTCGCCGCGATCCGGCACGCCCTCGACGGGGCCGGCTTTGCGCACTTGCCGGTGATGAGCTATGCGGCCAAGTACGCGAGCGCTTTTTACGGGCCGTTCCGCGACGCGGCCGAAAGCGCGCCGGCTTTCGGCGATCGCCGCACGTACCAGATGGACCCGGCCGTCGACCCGGGCCAGGCCTTGCGCGAAGTCGAGCTCGACCTGGCCGAGGGAGCCGACATCATCATGGTGAAGCCGGCGCTGGCTTATCTCGACATCTTGCGCAGCGTGCGCGATCGTTTTCCCGGCGTGCCCCTGGCTGCCTACAACGTATCAGGCGAATACAGCATGGTGAAGGCCGCGGCCGGCCGTGGCTGGCTCGACGAGCGCACGGTCGTGCTCGAATCGCTGACGGCCATGCACCGCGCCGGCGCCGACATGATCCTCACGTACTGGGCCAAGGACGTCGCCGGTTGGATCAAATAG
- a CDS encoding protein kinase, whose protein sequence is MQIEQLGPYKINRQLGRGGMGTVYEGILRDTGEPAAIKILSATLAHDDGFRERFKSEIETLRKLRHPNIVRLYGFGEEDNHLFYAMELIVGRSLEDDLQAGRKFAWREVTDYAIQTCRALKHAHDRGVIHRDIKPANLLVSQEGQVKLSDFGIAKLFGSTGLTAVGGVLGTAEYMAPEQTDGRPITPRCDLYSLGGVMYTLLAGRPPFKAATLLEMLQLQRFAEPDPVRRYAPDVPEELQVIISDLLIKDPDQRIATAMVLSRRLEAMRHGLSQRIEPSLSAPTRDITQPPIVSVSSATMTAPGQPVVPEDQDAASDADSGEYELTPPAGPHELTAAARHERALKATIDLVSVTAAKTGEQRAGVPTAPAATEKPASSFVTVSEEEHRRTDAPREHATPRNVLQTVALGIAVTALAAGTWWMMQPASADRMYARIENTVVPGDVASLQAADRDIESFLAHYPDDPRAPIVKQHREAIRLYRAGRQAERRARSTAAVENASLVDRGYLEAMSLAKLNPELAAERLQALLALYDNDGGLLPADQESLKLARQQLAQLQAQIDERSRYDVQVLQGRLDTADALASTDPAAAREMREAIIKLYSDKPWATPVVERARAGLAARTAADHHKSSPPTQ, encoded by the coding sequence ATGCAAATCGAGCAACTTGGCCCGTACAAAATCAATCGCCAGCTCGGACGGGGCGGCATGGGGACCGTCTACGAAGGCATCCTGCGCGATACGGGCGAGCCGGCGGCCATCAAGATTCTCTCCGCGACGCTCGCCCACGATGACGGCTTTCGCGAGCGTTTCAAATCCGAGATCGAAACGCTGCGCAAGTTGCGCCATCCGAATATCGTTCGCCTGTACGGCTTTGGCGAAGAGGACAACCACCTCTTCTACGCCATGGAGCTGATCGTCGGCCGCAGCTTGGAAGACGATCTACAGGCGGGCCGAAAGTTCGCCTGGCGCGAAGTCACGGACTATGCCATTCAAACGTGCCGGGCCCTCAAACACGCGCACGACCGTGGCGTCATTCACCGCGATATCAAACCGGCCAACTTGCTCGTCTCGCAAGAGGGACAGGTCAAGCTGTCTGACTTCGGCATCGCCAAGCTGTTTGGCTCGACAGGCCTGACGGCCGTCGGCGGCGTATTGGGCACCGCCGAATACATGGCCCCGGAGCAGACCGACGGACGCCCGATCACGCCGCGCTGCGACCTCTACAGCCTGGGCGGCGTGATGTACACGCTGCTGGCGGGCCGGCCGCCGTTTAAGGCCGCGACACTGCTCGAGATGTTGCAATTGCAGCGTTTTGCCGAGCCGGACCCCGTGCGCCGGTACGCTCCCGATGTGCCGGAGGAACTGCAAGTCATCATTTCCGACTTGCTGATCAAGGATCCCGATCAGCGCATCGCGACGGCCATGGTCTTGTCGCGCCGACTGGAAGCGATGCGGCACGGCCTGTCGCAGCGCATCGAGCCTTCGCTCTCCGCGCCCACGCGCGACATTACGCAACCGCCGATCGTCAGCGTGTCGAGCGCCACGATGACCGCGCCCGGGCAGCCGGTAGTGCCGGAAGACCAGGACGCAGCGTCGGACGCTGATTCCGGCGAATACGAGCTTACGCCGCCGGCCGGTCCTCACGAGCTTACGGCAGCCGCGCGCCATGAACGGGCGCTCAAGGCGACGATCGACCTGGTGTCGGTTACCGCGGCCAAAACCGGGGAGCAGCGGGCCGGCGTGCCGACGGCCCCGGCTGCAACCGAGAAGCCCGCCTCAAGCTTCGTAACCGTTTCGGAAGAAGAACACCGCCGCACCGACGCTCCGCGCGAGCACGCGACGCCGCGGAATGTCTTGCAGACGGTCGCCCTCGGCATTGCGGTGACGGCATTGGCGGCCGGCACCTGGTGGATGATGCAGCCGGCGTCGGCCGATCGGATGTACGCGCGGATCGAAAACACCGTCGTTCCCGGCGACGTCGCGTCGCTGCAGGCGGCCGATCGCGATATCGAGTCGTTTCTCGCCCATTATCCCGACGATCCGCGTGCTCCGATCGTTAAGCAGCATCGGGAAGCGATCCGCCTATATCGCGCCGGTCGCCAGGCCGAACGCCGCGCCCGCTCGACCGCCGCCGTAGAAAATGCGTCGCTGGTGGATCGGGGCTACCTGGAAGCCATGTCTCTCGCGAAGCTCAACCCCGAGTTGGCCGCGGAACGTTTGCAGGCGCTTCTGGCACTTTATGACAACGACGGCGGGCTGCTGCCGGCCGATCAGGAGTCGTTGAAACTGGCGCGCCAGCAATTGGCGCAATTGCAAGCTCAAATCGATGAGCGATCGCGCTACGACGTGCAAGTGTTGCAAGGGAGGCTGGATACGGCCGACGCGCTTGCGAGCACCGATCCTGCGGCGGCGCGCGAGATGCGCGAGGCCATTATCAAGCTCTACAGCGACAAGCCGTGGGCAACCCCCGTGGTCGAACGTGCCAGGGCCGGTCTGGCGGCCCGCACGGCGGCAGACCATCATAAGAGTTCGCCCCCCACGCAATGA
- a CDS encoding MMPL family transporter: MFFERYSKIILGAAILVLPVLAYGAIRAAGTNRNDVKDWLPETFQETQDYHWFQKHFENETQVLVSWPGATLEDPRVEKFARLVDARRSGTDGPIDTALFSTVLTGPEVVERLTRAPVNLTRAEAAARLAGVLVGKDHRQVSAVVSLSPKGQVDLHDTLAQLEKAAEMATGLSARDIYMGGPPVDNVAIDDESAGTLRYLAGLSALTGLGLAYWCMRQWGLTVLICTAAVYSALVALAMVYFTGNMMDAIMYSMPPVVYTAALSGAIHIINYYRATVGEGGRAGAAGRALRRAWLPCMLSAMTTAIGLGSLCISELVPIRLFGFYSCLGVLCTLALLFTCVPAALQLWPPRPVAPPAIHPWDEPTDGRWFHRLGLKLAWGIVGHHALVILAFATTLVGLGIGARYVKTSVSIANLFSPEAELVRKYEWLQEHLGGLIPMEVIIRFDNRENQQSFLERLTLVDRIERHLVALPEVSSSMSPVTFAPSLDQPVSSGGRGASKAMQRLLVRNPERVRQDVLNKQLLKSRAEFESSDYLSRDTADGNDEEEWRISLRLLADEDVDYGLFVHEIERQVEPFLDAANDPDVRGASALYTGVTPVVYKAERALLNGLIESFFTAFLIMAAVMAIVYRSVLAGLLVMFPNVWPMAVVFGYLGYAGAVIDIGTMMTASVAMGVSVDDAAHYLTWFRFGIGRGYDRKTAAVFAYRNAAVAMAQSSIIVGLGLAVFGFSSFVPTKMFGLLMLLLLAWGLFADLVLLPAIVAGPLGRFFTRGVRPDIVHRPDEVSGGGELVGAGAIADKSATQ, from the coding sequence TTGTTTTTCGAGCGCTATAGCAAGATCATTCTGGGAGCAGCGATTCTCGTGCTGCCGGTGCTGGCGTATGGCGCGATCAGGGCTGCCGGCACGAATCGTAACGACGTCAAGGACTGGCTGCCCGAAACGTTCCAGGAAACCCAGGACTATCACTGGTTCCAGAAGCACTTCGAGAACGAGACGCAGGTGCTTGTCAGTTGGCCCGGCGCGACGCTCGAAGATCCGCGCGTGGAAAAGTTCGCCCGCCTGGTCGATGCGCGCCGTAGCGGCACAGACGGGCCCATCGACACGGCGCTCTTTTCCACCGTGCTCACCGGGCCCGAGGTCGTCGAGCGACTGACCAGGGCGCCTGTGAATCTCACACGTGCCGAGGCCGCGGCGCGGTTGGCCGGAGTGCTGGTCGGCAAGGATCATCGGCAAGTCAGCGCCGTGGTATCGCTTTCGCCGAAAGGGCAAGTCGACCTGCACGACACGCTCGCGCAGCTCGAAAAGGCCGCCGAGATGGCCACTGGCCTGAGCGCGCGTGACATCTACATGGGCGGGCCGCCGGTCGACAACGTGGCGATCGACGACGAAAGCGCAGGCACGCTGCGATACCTGGCTGGCTTGTCTGCGCTCACGGGCCTAGGGCTCGCCTATTGGTGCATGCGGCAGTGGGGGCTGACGGTTCTGATTTGCACCGCCGCGGTGTATAGCGCGCTGGTGGCCCTGGCCATGGTCTATTTCACCGGCAACATGATGGACGCCATCATGTATTCCATGCCGCCGGTCGTGTACACCGCGGCCCTGTCGGGCGCGATCCACATCATCAACTACTATCGTGCGACGGTAGGAGAAGGGGGTCGCGCAGGCGCCGCGGGTCGCGCGCTGCGCCGCGCCTGGCTGCCGTGCATGTTGTCGGCCATGACGACGGCGATCGGGCTCGGCTCGTTGTGCATCAGCGAGCTGGTGCCGATCCGCCTGTTCGGGTTTTATTCCTGCCTGGGCGTGCTGTGCACGCTCGCGCTGTTATTCACTTGCGTGCCGGCAGCTTTGCAGCTCTGGCCGCCGCGTCCGGTCGCTCCGCCAGCCATCCATCCCTGGGACGAACCGACGGATGGACGCTGGTTTCATCGGTTGGGTCTGAAGCTTGCCTGGGGGATTGTCGGGCACCATGCGCTCGTCATTCTGGCTTTTGCCACCACGCTTGTCGGCTTGGGGATCGGAGCGCGGTACGTAAAGACGTCGGTCTCGATCGCGAATCTCTTCTCGCCCGAGGCTGAGCTGGTGCGCAAATACGAGTGGCTGCAGGAGCACCTGGGCGGGCTGATTCCGATGGAAGTCATCATCCGCTTCGACAATCGCGAGAATCAGCAGTCGTTCCTCGAAAGGTTGACGCTGGTCGATCGCATCGAACGGCACCTGGTTGCGCTGCCCGAGGTGAGCAGCTCGATGTCACCCGTGACCTTTGCACCCAGCCTCGACCAGCCGGTGTCCAGCGGCGGCCGCGGGGCCTCGAAGGCGATGCAGCGGCTGCTCGTGCGAAATCCCGAGCGTGTCCGCCAGGACGTGCTCAACAAGCAGCTTTTGAAGAGCCGCGCGGAATTCGAATCGAGCGACTATCTCAGCCGCGATACCGCTGACGGGAACGACGAAGAGGAATGGCGCATCAGCCTGCGCCTGCTCGCGGACGAAGACGTCGACTACGGGCTGTTCGTTCACGAAATCGAGCGACAGGTGGAACCGTTTCTCGACGCGGCGAACGATCCCGACGTGCGCGGGGCCTCGGCCCTCTACACAGGAGTCACGCCAGTCGTTTACAAGGCCGAACGGGCGCTGCTCAACGGGTTGATCGAAAGCTTTTTCACCGCCTTTCTGATCATGGCCGCGGTGATGGCGATCGTTTACCGCAGCGTGCTGGCCGGTCTACTTGTGATGTTCCCGAACGTATGGCCGATGGCGGTCGTGTTCGGCTACTTGGGCTACGCCGGAGCCGTGATTGACATCGGCACCATGATGACGGCCAGCGTCGCCATGGGCGTGTCGGTCGACGATGCGGCCCACTATCTGACCTGGTTTCGTTTCGGGATCGGCCGTGGCTACGACCGAAAGACAGCCGCTGTGTTTGCGTATCGCAACGCCGCCGTGGCCATGGCGCAGAGCTCGATCATCGTCGGCTTAGGGCTGGCCGTGTTCGGCTTCAGCTCGTTCGTGCCGACCAAGATGTTCGGTCTGCTTATGCTGTTGCTCTTGGCCTGGGGGCTGTTCGCCGACCTGGTGCTGCTGCCGGCGATTGTGGCCGGCCCCCTGGGGCGCTTTTTCACGCGCGGCGTCAGGCCAGACATCGTGCATAGGCCGGACGAGGTATCGGGAGGCGGCGAGCTGGTGGGCGCTGGCGCAATCGCGGACAAGAGCGCTACTCAGTAG